A window of Planctomycetia bacterium genomic DNA:
ATGCCCCGGCCTTGCGGCTGTGCATTCGCTCCAGCTCCCGGAGCACCTTGCGGTTCGCGATCCGGTCGGCCTCCGACATGGCGTCAATAATCAGCCGGCCGTCGAGATGGTCGCATTCGTGTTGAAAGCACCGCGCCAAAAGACCCTCGGCACGGAGCTCGACCGGTTTGCCCTTGAGATTCTGCCCGCGCAGCACGCACGAATCCGCGCGATGAATAGTCACCGTCACGTCCGGTATCGAAAGGCAGCCCTCTTCCCCCTCGATGTCCCCCTCCAGATCGAAAAGCTCCGGATTGACCAGCACCATGTCGTCCTTCGCCTCGCCGGTCACGTTGCACACAAACACCCGTTGCAGCATCCCCACCTGAGGGGCGGCCAGACCGACACCCTGCGCCTCGCGCATCAGGCCCAGCATATTCTCGGCCAGTTCCGCCAGACTGGGGCCGAACTCCTCCACCCGCTTGCACGCCTTGCGCAGCCGGGGGTCTGGATAGTTGATAATCTTCAAGTCGGCCGCCGACCTCGCCATCAAATCGGGTACTCACTCAAGTTACGGTCCCCGTGTATAATCAATTGTAGCGATCCGACGCCGTCCGGGAAGCGTGGCACCGTGGGCCGCCGCGATGACGCTCGGTCGCATGAATGCCTGCAACGTGGCTTCTCCAATTGATGTTGACCGAGTAATCACCAGCATGACCGAGGGCAACGCCAAACAAACACCTGGATCGGTCGTCCCCCTGTCGAACATTTCCACCGCCAGCGAAGAAGAGAAAGCCAAGGCCCGCAAATTCTTCGAGCACGCGAAAAAGGCCGGCGAAACCCGCAACTACGACTACGCCGTCAAGCTCTACACCGACGGACTGGCCATCTGGCCCGAAGCCGTCGAAGAAGGCCTCAAGCCCCTCTGGGCCGCGGCGATGGCCCGCAAGCTCGACGGCGGAAAGCCCGCCGGCTTCCTGGCGGCCCGCAAGCTCCCCGTCAACGACAAGAACCCCCTGAAAAATCTCGGCAACGCCCTGCACCTTTTCGGTCTCGATCCCTCCTCCATCACCCACATGGAGAACATCCTCTGGCTCGCCACCCAGGCGCGGCGCTATCTCGTCGTATGGTGGATCGTGCGGATTCTCGTCCAGGCCTACGACACCGGTAAAAAGCTGCCGGCGACGAATTATTCCACAGCCTGCCAGGCCATGGACGCCGCCGCCGAACTCGCCATTCAGGGCGGCGATGCACAAATCCAGATGGACATCCTCAGCCGGCTCATTGATGTCACCCAGATCTGGAACCGCCACTATCCCGATTCCATGGAGGCCCCCAAGGTCAGAAGCAACGCCAGCGGCAAGCTCACCATCACCAAAGGTCGATTCACCAGGGAAGGCACCTTCGTGGATTCTCTCCTCGACGGCGAGGCTCAGCAGGACATCCGCGATCGTGACGCCGGCGTGCGACCCGAAGAGCGACTTCGCGCCATGATTGCCAAGGCCCATGCCGAGTGGCAGGCCAATCGCGAAGTTCCCAACAAGCTGCTCGCCGTCATCGACCTCATGACGCGCCTCGACGACCCTCAGTCGGACGGGGAGGCGATCAATCTCCTCGACGAAGAATACAAGTCGAGTAAGAACTACATCTTCAAGGCCCGCGCCGACGACGTTCGCATCCGCATGAGCAATCGTCGCCTCCGCGCGCTCAAGGAGGCCGCCGCCGCCGATCCGGCCAACAAGCAGGCCCAGGAACAGGCCCTGGCTTTCGCCGCCAAACAGAACGACGTCGAAATCGCCATCTTCACCGAGCGCGTAGCGACCTATCCCACCGACATGAAACACAAGTTCCAGTTGGGCGTTCGCCTCTTCAAGGCCAACCGGTTCGACGAGGCCATTCCGCTCTTCCAGCTCTCCCAGATGGACGGTCGCTCGAAGCATGAGAGCCGTCTCTACCTCGGTCGCTGCTTCTTCGAGAAAAACTTCATGGAGCAGGCCGTCTCAACCCTCAGCACCGCCATCGAGGGGATCGACGTCGAGACCGGCAAACTGGCCACCGAGCTTAACTACTGGCTCGGCCGCGGCTTAGAGCAATTGCAGCGTTTTGACGAGGCCAGAAAGGTCTATGGCCATCTGATCCAGATCGATTATAATTACCGCGATGCCCGCCAGCGGCTCCAGAAGCTCGTCGCCGGGTAGAGTTTCGCGGTTCCGGAATAAAGTCGCACACTAGCAGGAGTTAGCGTTGGCTCGTTCACTATCATCGATGAAGCGCATGCGGCAAAACGAAAAGCGCGCCGCCAAGAACAAGGTCCGAAAGACGCTCGTCAAGAATGCCATCCGCGCGTTCAAGGACGCCGTAACCGCCAAGGATCCCGCCACGGCCGAAAAGACCCTGCGCGAGGCATCCAGCATTCTCGATCGCAATTCACTCCGCCACGCCCTGCATCCCAATACCGCAGCGCGGCGAAAGAGCCGAATGGCCAAGCGCCTCAACGCCCTCAAGTCCGCCAAGGCCTGACACAGTGGCGGACCCGTGGCACTGTCTGAAAGACCGTGCCCGGCGAATCATTACCAACGCATATGTCGACGCCGCCTGACGACAACTTCGCCTCCCGCGCGGGGCAGAAGCTCGCTCATGCCCTGTCATCTTTTCGCGTGGACCCCACCGGTTGGACCTGCGCCGACCTCGGCGCCAATGCCGGCGGCTTCACCGATTGCCTACTCCGCGCCGGCGCGGCAAAGGTCTACGCCGTCGAGCGCGGCTACGGCGTCCTCGATTTCCGCGTCCGCCGCGATCCCCGCGTCGTCGTCATGGAACGGACCGACGCCCTGCGTGTGCATCTTCCCGAGCCGGTCAATCTCATCACCATCGACACCGGCTGGACGCGGCAGTCGCTCATTCTCCCCGTCGCCCGATCGCTCCTCGCCCCCGGCGGCCAGATCATCTCCCTGATCAAGCCGCACTACGAAGCCGACCCAACCGACCTCGCCGACGGCGTCCTGCCCGAACAACTCATGGAAAAGACGATCGCCCCCATCCGCGCGGCCCTTCAATCAATGAAGCTCCAACTCATCGCCGAAACCGAAAGCCCCCTCCAAGGCCACGGCGGCAACCGCGAACGACTCTGGCACCTGCGCCCCCTCTAATCCAACGCCCCAAAGTCTCCGCCGCCCCATCCATCGGCTCACTCAAACAAAATCCCCGCATACCCCACCGAATCCTGCATCGGCTCATACCCCGCCGCCAAAAGAACTTCCTCGCTCGTCGTATGCTCCAGC
This region includes:
- the def gene encoding peptide deformylase, producing MARSAADLKIINYPDPRLRKACKRVEEFGPSLAELAENMLGLMREAQGVGLAAPQVGMLQRVFVCNVTGEAKDDMVLVNPELFDLEGDIEGEEGCLSIPDVTVTIHRADSCVLRGQNLKGKPVELRAEGLLARCFQHECDHLDGRLIIDAMSEADRIANRKVLRELERMHSRKAGAS
- the rpsT gene encoding 30S ribosomal protein S20, coding for MARSLSSMKRMRQNEKRAAKNKVRKTLVKNAIRAFKDAVTAKDPATAEKTLREASSILDRNSLRHALHPNTAARRKSRMAKRLNALKSAKA
- a CDS encoding TlyA family RNA methyltransferase, which produces MSTPPDDNFASRAGQKLAHALSSFRVDPTGWTCADLGANAGGFTDCLLRAGAAKVYAVERGYGVLDFRVRRDPRVVVMERTDALRVHLPEPVNLITIDTGWTRQSLILPVARSLLAPGGQIISLIKPHYEADPTDLADGVLPEQLMEKTIAPIRAALQSMKLQLIAETESPLQGHGGNRERLWHLRPL